In Deltaproteobacteria bacterium PRO3, the sequence CAAGTGAATCCGAGGGAAATTCCTTTTCGCATAACTCTCCTTAGCCGGCACAGCCCATACCGAATCCGGGCCGGCGCCGCAATCGACATTTATTCGATTAGGTCCTTTTGCCCGAGGGCTTGGCGGCGCCGCCACGGGCCTGTGACATTTCTGAAAACTCGACGGAGCGCGGCACGTCGGCGAAGGTCCTCGCAGGTGAAATGGTACAGATTTTCGCGTCGGGAAGGACCCTAGGCGACGGTCACCTGCTTCGAGAGATAAACGTCCTGAATCGCGTTCAGCAACTCGACGCCGTCCTTCATCGGCTTCTGGAAGGCCTTGCGTCCCGAAATCAGGCCCATGCCGCCGGCGCGCTTGTTGATCACCGCGGTGCGCACCGCCTGGGCCAGGTCGTCCTTGCCGACGGAAGCCCCGCCCGAGTTGATCAGGCCGGCGCGCCCCATGAAGCAGTTCAGGACCTGATAGCGCGTCAGGTCGA encodes:
- a CDS encoding fructose-bisphosphate aldolase (catalyzes the formation of glycerone phosphate and D-glyceraldehyde 3-phosphate from D-fructose 1,6-bisphosphate) produces the protein DLTRYQVLNCFMGRAGLINSGGASVGKDDLAQAVRTAVINKRAGGMGLISGRKAFQKPMKDGVELLNAIQDVYLSKQVTVA